Proteins encoded in a region of the Tribolium castaneum strain GA2 chromosome 7, icTriCast1.1, whole genome shotgun sequence genome:
- the brm gene encoding ATP-dependent helicase brm isoform X1 produces MASPSPQSSPMPPPQAPSPMGPPIQSPAPPPSPHSPYQGPPPMGHVNGPPPHSMPPNAPNMVQMQPNPGHHMPPQPHPNMPPHPGMPPQGPPNHQGHPPPQGHHMGGPPPQQGHPQGPPMQMQPGGPPPQGHPHGGPPPPQGHPMQPGAPPHMGPAHNMQQGQPYPGHSMPMGGHPQQGQNPSSSPGPQGPPPGPPGQPGQPPQGQENLNALQRAIDSMEEKGMQEDPRYSQLLALRARTNGSNTIFSPMQMSQLRAQIMAYRMLARNQPLSPQIVNAVQGKRPDGTPQCPTPPSSPFQPQGVQPQGGPPASEANEPLPPESGAASQQAMRPPGPPGSQTGPASGPPGPVQQQPQLQGVKPGPPTTQQNATGIRPGGPNQPNQTGNQQTSTKQNRVTTVPKPVGIDPVVLLQERENRLVSRIAARMEQLSNLPTNMSEELRIQAQIELRALRCLNFQRQLRNEIIACTRRDTTLETAVNIKAYKRTKRQGLREARATEKLEKQQKLEAERKRRQKHQEFLTSVLQHGKDFKEFHRNNQAKLARLNKAVMNYHANAEREQKKEQERIEKERMRRLMAEDEEGYRKLIDQKKDKRLAFLLSQTDEYIANLTEMVKQHKLEQKRKQQEEEKRKKKKKKRAEGLLADGSQGPDRPVTVVETATGKKLSGEDAPMLSQLQEWLLQHPGWEAMDSDDEDSEDEEEIKRREDENRSEEDKAKELINKAKVEDDEYHKNANEEQTYYSIAHTVHEIVTEQASIMVNGKLKEYQTKGLEWLVSLYNNNLNGILADEMGLGKTIQTIALITYLMEKKKVNGPYLIIVPLSTLSNWVLEFEKWSPSVQVVSYKGSPAGRRTIQSQMRSTKFNVLLTTYEYVIKDKGVLAKLPWKYMIIDEGHRMKNHHCKLTQVLNTHYLAPHRLLLTGTPLQNKLPELWALLNFLLPSIFKSCSTFEQWFNAPFATTGEKVELNEEETILIIRRLHKVLRPFLLRRLKKEVESQLPDKVEYIIKCDMSGLQKVLYKHMQSKGVLLTDGSEKGNKGKGGAKALMNTIVQLRKLCNHPFMFQNIEEKYCDHVGISGGVISGPDLYRASGKFELLDRILPKLKVTGHRVLLFCQMTQLMTIMEDYLSWRGFGYLRLDGTTKAEDRGDLLKKFNAKNSDYFLFLLSTRAGGLGLNLQSADTVIIFDSDWNPHQDLQAQDRAHRIGQQNEVRVLRLMTVNSVEERILAAARYKLNMDEKVIQAGMFDQKSTGSERQQFLQSILHQDGDEEEEENEVPDDETVNQMVARSEAEFELFQKMDLERRREEAKLGPNRKPRMMEISELPDWLVKDDDEVDPWNYDETESALGRGTRQRKEVDYTDSLTEKEWLKAIDEGGDYDDEDDEEEKVKKKRGRKRRKRGDDSDSEVGTSKRRRGQSSADLKLKRQMRKLMNIVTRYTDSDGRLLSEPFMKLPPRKDYPDYYEIIKKPMDINKILGRIEDSKYNDFNDLERDFMLLCQNAQIYNEEASLIHEDSIVLQSVFTNAKQRIESGVPDSDDDKDEDKSDSESVKMKIKLKNKKTSGRRKRAAKRYVSDDDDDDDD; encoded by the exons atggcGAGTCCTTCGCCCCAGAGCAGCCCCATGCCGCCGCCGCAGGCGCCCAGCCCCATGGGCCCGCCGATTCAGAGCCCTGCGCCGCCCCCGTCGCCCCACAGCCCGTACCAAGGGCCGCCTCCGATGGGCCACGTGAACGGGCCGCCCCCACATTCCATGCCCCCGAATGCCCCCAACATGGTGCAGATGCAGCCGAACCCGGGGCATCACATGCCCCCGCAGCCGCACCCGAATATGCCCCCGCATCCGGGCATGCCGCCGCAAGGGCCCCCGAATCACCAGGGACATCCGCCCCCGCAAGGACACCATATGGGCGGGCCGCCGCCCCAGCAGGGACATCCCCAAGGGCCTCCCATGCAGATGCAGCCAGGGGGGCCGCCCCCGCAGGGGCATCCGCATGGCGGGCCGCCGCCCCCGCAAGGGCATCCCATGCAGCCGGGGGCACCGCCGCATATGGGCCCCGCGCATAATATGCAGCAAGGGCAGCCCTATCCGGGACATTCCATGCCCATGGGGGGGCATCCGCAGCAAGGACAG AATCCGTCGTCATCACCTGGACCGCAAGGCCCCCCTCCGGGTCCCCCAGGCCAGCCAGGGCAGCCGCCCCAAGGGCAGGAGAATTTGAACGCCCTCCAAAGGGCCATCGACTCCATGGAGGAGAAAGGGATGCAGGAGGATCCGCGTTATTCACAGTTGTTGGCTCTGAGGGCCAGAACCAATGGGAGTAACACGATTTTTAGCCCTATGCAGATGAGTCAGCTAAGGGCCCAGATAATGGCCTACAGGATGTTGGCAAGGAACCAGCCCTTAAGTCCCCAAATTGTGAATGCGGTTCAAGGGAAAAGACCCGATGGGACCCCGCAGTGCCCTACGCCCCCGTCGAGCCCCTTCCAGCCGCAAGGGGTGCAGCCCCAG GGTGGTCCACCCGCTAGCGAAGCTAACGAACCACTTCCACCGGAAAGTGGCGCTGCTTCACAACAAGCGATGCGACCTCCGGGACCGCCCGGATCCCAAACGGGACCCGCTTCCGGCCCTCCCGGACCTGTCCAACAACAG CCTCAGCTACAAGGCGTCAAACCTGGGCCACCTACGACCCAACAGAACGCCACCGGTATCCGGCCCGGAGGACCAAACCAACCGAACCAAACCGGAAACCAACAAACCTCAACCAAACAAAACCGCGTAACCACCGTACCAAAACCTGTTGGTATAGATCCGGTGGTTTTGCTACAGGAGAGGGAAAATCGCTTAGTGTCGCGAATCGCAGCCCGAATGGAACAGTTGAGTAATTTACCCACGAATATGTCCGAGGAGTTACGAATTCAAGCTCAGATCGAGCTGAGGGCTTTGCGATGTTTGAATTTCCAAAGACAGTTACGGAATGAGATAATTGCGTGTACGAGACGTGATACAACTTTGGAAACTGCTGTTAATATTAAGGCGTAcaaaaggactaaaagacaAGGTTTACGCGAAGCTAGGGCTACTGAAAAGTTGgagaaacaacaaaaattggaaGCTGAACGGAAGAGAAGGCAAAAACATCAAGAGTTCCTTACTAGCGTCCTTCAACACGGTAAAGACTTTAAAGAGTTCCATCGCAATAATCAGGCCAAGTTGGCGAGGTTAAACAAGGCCGTTATGAATTACCACGCGAATGCCGAACGCGAACAGAAGAAGGAACAAGAACGTATTGAGAAAGAACGTATGAGGCGACTTATGGCCGAGGACGAAGAAGGTTACAGGAAATTGATTGATCAGAAGAAAGACAAACGGTTGGCCTTCCTCTTGTCGCAAACCGATGAGTATATCGCCAACTTGACCGAAATGGTCAAACAACACAAACTGGAGCAAAAACGCAAACAACAGGAGGAGGAGAAAAGGAAAAAG aagaagaagaaacgaGCCGAAGGTCTCTTGGCTGATGGTTCCCAAGGTCCTGATCGACCGGTTACTGTGGTTGAAACCGCAACTGGGAAAAAACTATCAGGAGAGGATGCACCAATGCTGAGTCAGTTGCAAGAGTGGTTGTTGCAACATCCAGGCTGGGAGGCTATGGATTCGGACGATGAGGATTCAGAAGATGAGGAAGAAA TTAAAAGAAGAGAAGATGAGAATCGATCCGAAGAAGATAAAGCGAAAGAACTTATTAATAAAGCTAAAGTTGAGGATGATGAGTACCATAAGAATGCTAACGAAGAGCAGACTTATTACAG TATTGCTCACACTGTCCATGAAATTGTAACGGAACAAGCTTCCATTATGGTCAATGGTAAGTTGAAGGAGTACCAAACTAAAGGTTTGGAGTGGTTGGTGTCACTGTATAACAACAATTTGAACGGGATTTTGGCCGATGAGATGGGGTTGGGTAAAACCATTCAAACTATTGCTCTGATCACTTATCTAATGGAGAAGAAGAAGGTCAACGGGCCTTATCTCATCATAGTACCACTGTC AACTTTATCCAACTGGGTCCTTGAGTTCGAGAAATGGTCCCCCTCAGTGCAGGTCGTGTCCTATAAGGGCTCCCCGGCAGGCCGTCGAACAATCCAGAGCCAAATGCGTTCGACCAAATTCAACGTCCTTCTCACCACCTACGAATACGTAATCAAAGATAAGGGAGTTTTAGCAAAACTCCCATGGAAATACATGATAATCGATGAAGGTCACCGAATGAAAAACCATCATTGCAAACTGACCCAAGTCCTAAACACGCATTATTTAGCCCCTCATCGCCTTCTCCTCACCGGCACCCCTCTCCAAAATAAACTTCCCGAATTGTGGGCCCTTCTCAATTTCCTCCTCCCCTCGATTTTCAAAAGTTGCTCGACTTTCGAGCAATGGTTCAACGCACCCTTTGCCACAACCGGCGAAAAAGTCGAATTGAATGAAGAAGAAACGATTTTGATTATTCGGCGTTTGCATAAAGTCTTGCGACCGTTTTTACTCAGGCGGTTAAAAAAAGAGGTCGAGTCGCAGTTGCCTGACAAAGTTGAGTATATAATCAAGTGTGATATGTCAGGGTTGCAGAAAGTTCTCTACAA GCACATGCAAAGTAAGGGTGTCTTGTTGACTGACGGTTCCGAAAAGGGTAATAAGGGTAAAGGGGGCGCCAAGGCCCTAATGAATACGATCGTACAGTTGAGAAAGTTGTGTAATCATCCCTTTATGTTCCAAAATATCGAGGAGAAGTATTGTGACCACGTGGGCATTTCGGGAGGAGTCATTTCGGG GCCTGACTTATACCGAGCGTCCGGAAAGTTCGAACTTCTGGACCGAATCCTCCCCAAGTTGAAAGTGACCGGTCACCGAGTCCTACTTTTCTGTCAAATGACCCAGCTTATGACCATTATGGAGGACTACTTATCCTGGCGTGGTTTCGGTTATTTGCGTCTAGATGGCACCACCAAAGCTGAGGATCGTGGCGACCTTTTGAAGAAATTCAACGCCAAAAACAGTGattatttcttgtttttgttGTCGACAAGAGCCGGTGGTTTAGGTTTGAATTTGCAAAGTGCCGATACGGTCATTATTTTCGATTCGGATTGGAATCCACATCAA GATTTGCAAGCCCAGGATCGCGCCCATCGTATTGGCCAACAAAACGAAGTGCGCGTTTTGCGCCTGATGACTGTCAATTCGGTTGAAGAGCGGATTTTAGCCGCCGCTCGGTATAAGTTAAACATGGACGAGAAGGTCATCCAGGCAGGGATGTTCGATCAGAAGAGTACAGGATCGGAGCGGCAGCAGTTCCTGCAAAGTATTTTGCATCAAGACGGCGATGAGGAAGAA GAGGAAAACGAGGTCCCTGACGACGAAACCGTCAACCAGATGGTGGCGCGTTCGGAGGCCGAGTTCGAGCTGTTCCAGAAAATGGACCTGGAGCGAAGACGCGAGGAGGCGAAGCTGGGGCCCAACCGGAAGCCCCGCATGATGGAAATAAGTGAGCTTCCGGATTGGTTGGTGAAGGATGACGATGAGGTTGATCCTTGGAATTATGACGAAACGGAGTCGGCTTTGGGGCGGGGCACCAGACAGAGGAAGGAAGTTGACTACACTGACAGTCTGACGGAGAAAGAGTGGCTCAAAGCGATTGACGAAGGCGGAGATTACGATGATGAAGACGATGAAGAAGAAAAAGTCAAAAAGAAACGCGGGCGCAAGAGGAGGAAGAGAGGAGACGATTCGGATAGTGAGGTTGGTACGAGTAAAAGGAGGAGGGGGCAATCGAGCGCCGACTTGAAGTTGAAACGCCAAATGAGAAAATTAATGAACATCGTAACGAGATACACAGACAG TGACGGCCGGCTTTTGAGCGAACCGTTCATGAAATTACCACCGCGGAAAGACTATCCGGACTATtacgaaattattaaaaaaccgaTGGATATTAATAAGATTTTGGGCCGAATTGAGGACAGCAAA TATAACGATTTCAATGACCTCGAACGCGACTTTATGCTTTTGTGTCAAAACGCCCAAATCTACAACGAAGAAGCGTCCCTTATCCATGAAGACAGCATCGTTCTTCAGTCGGTTTTCACAAATGCGAAGCAACGGATTGAGTCGGGAGTTCCTGACTCGGACGATGATAAAGACGAGGATAAATCAGACAGCGAATCGGTGAAAATGAAGATCAAACTGAAGAACAAGAAGACCAGTGGTCGGCGCAAACGCGCCGCGAAGAGATACGTCTCGGATGACGACGACGATGACGATGATTGA
- the brm gene encoding ATP-dependent helicase brm isoform X3 codes for MASPSPQSSPMPPPQAPSPMGPPIQSPAPPPSPHSPYQGPPPMGHVNGPPPHSMPPNAPNMVQMQPNPGHHMPPQPHPNMPPHPGMPPQGPPNHQGHPPPQGHHMGGPPPQQGHPQGPPMQMQPGGPPPQGHPHGGPPPPQGHPMQPGAPPHMGPAHNMQQGQPYPGHSMPMGGHPQQGQNPSSSPGPQGPPPGPPGQPGQPPQGQENLNALQRAIDSMEEKGMQEDPRYSQLLALRARTNGSNTIFSPMQMSQLRAQIMAYRMLARNQPLSPQIVNAVQGKRPDGTPQCPTPPSSPFQPQGVQPQPQLQGVKPGPPTTQQNATGIRPGGPNQPNQTGNQQTSTKQNRVTTVPKPVGIDPVVLLQERENRLVSRIAARMEQLSNLPTNMSEELRIQAQIELRALRCLNFQRQLRNEIIACTRRDTTLETAVNIKAYKRTKRQGLREARATEKLEKQQKLEAERKRRQKHQEFLTSVLQHGKDFKEFHRNNQAKLARLNKAVMNYHANAEREQKKEQERIEKERMRRLMAEDEEGYRKLIDQKKDKRLAFLLSQTDEYIANLTEMVKQHKLEQKRKQQEEEKRKKKKKKRAEGLLADGSQGPDRPVTVVETATGKKLSGEDAPMLSQLQEWLLQHPGWEAMDSDDEDSEDEEEIKRREDENRSEEDKAKELINKAKVEDDEYHKNANEEQTYYSIAHTVHEIVTEQASIMVNGKLKEYQTKGLEWLVSLYNNNLNGILADEMGLGKTIQTIALITYLMEKKKVNGPYLIIVPLSTLSNWVLEFEKWSPSVQVVSYKGSPAGRRTIQSQMRSTKFNVLLTTYEYVIKDKGVLAKLPWKYMIIDEGHRMKNHHCKLTQVLNTHYLAPHRLLLTGTPLQNKLPELWALLNFLLPSIFKSCSTFEQWFNAPFATTGEKVELNEEETILIIRRLHKVLRPFLLRRLKKEVESQLPDKVEYIIKCDMSGLQKVLYKHMQSKGVLLTDGSEKGNKGKGGAKALMNTIVQLRKLCNHPFMFQNIEEKYCDHVGISGGVISGPDLYRASGKFELLDRILPKLKVTGHRVLLFCQMTQLMTIMEDYLSWRGFGYLRLDGTTKAEDRGDLLKKFNAKNSDYFLFLLSTRAGGLGLNLQSADTVIIFDSDWNPHQDLQAQDRAHRIGQQNEVRVLRLMTVNSVEERILAAARYKLNMDEKVIQAGMFDQKSTGSERQQFLQSILHQDGDEEEEENEVPDDETVNQMVARSEAEFELFQKMDLERRREEAKLGPNRKPRMMEISELPDWLVKDDDEVDPWNYDETESALGRGTRQRKEVDYTDSLTEKEWLKAIDEGGDYDDEDDEEEKVKKKRGRKRRKRGDDSDSEVGTSKRRRGQSSADLKLKRQMRKLMNIVTRYTDSDGRLLSEPFMKLPPRKDYPDYYEIIKKPMDINKILGRIEDSKYNDFNDLERDFMLLCQNAQIYNEEASLIHEDSIVLQSVFTNAKQRIESGVPDSDDDKDEDKSDSESVKMKIKLKNKKTSGRRKRAAKRYVSDDDDDDDD; via the exons atggcGAGTCCTTCGCCCCAGAGCAGCCCCATGCCGCCGCCGCAGGCGCCCAGCCCCATGGGCCCGCCGATTCAGAGCCCTGCGCCGCCCCCGTCGCCCCACAGCCCGTACCAAGGGCCGCCTCCGATGGGCCACGTGAACGGGCCGCCCCCACATTCCATGCCCCCGAATGCCCCCAACATGGTGCAGATGCAGCCGAACCCGGGGCATCACATGCCCCCGCAGCCGCACCCGAATATGCCCCCGCATCCGGGCATGCCGCCGCAAGGGCCCCCGAATCACCAGGGACATCCGCCCCCGCAAGGACACCATATGGGCGGGCCGCCGCCCCAGCAGGGACATCCCCAAGGGCCTCCCATGCAGATGCAGCCAGGGGGGCCGCCCCCGCAGGGGCATCCGCATGGCGGGCCGCCGCCCCCGCAAGGGCATCCCATGCAGCCGGGGGCACCGCCGCATATGGGCCCCGCGCATAATATGCAGCAAGGGCAGCCCTATCCGGGACATTCCATGCCCATGGGGGGGCATCCGCAGCAAGGACAG AATCCGTCGTCATCACCTGGACCGCAAGGCCCCCCTCCGGGTCCCCCAGGCCAGCCAGGGCAGCCGCCCCAAGGGCAGGAGAATTTGAACGCCCTCCAAAGGGCCATCGACTCCATGGAGGAGAAAGGGATGCAGGAGGATCCGCGTTATTCACAGTTGTTGGCTCTGAGGGCCAGAACCAATGGGAGTAACACGATTTTTAGCCCTATGCAGATGAGTCAGCTAAGGGCCCAGATAATGGCCTACAGGATGTTGGCAAGGAACCAGCCCTTAAGTCCCCAAATTGTGAATGCGGTTCAAGGGAAAAGACCCGATGGGACCCCGCAGTGCCCTACGCCCCCGTCGAGCCCCTTCCAGCCGCAAGGGGTGCAGCCCCAG CCTCAGCTACAAGGCGTCAAACCTGGGCCACCTACGACCCAACAGAACGCCACCGGTATCCGGCCCGGAGGACCAAACCAACCGAACCAAACCGGAAACCAACAAACCTCAACCAAACAAAACCGCGTAACCACCGTACCAAAACCTGTTGGTATAGATCCGGTGGTTTTGCTACAGGAGAGGGAAAATCGCTTAGTGTCGCGAATCGCAGCCCGAATGGAACAGTTGAGTAATTTACCCACGAATATGTCCGAGGAGTTACGAATTCAAGCTCAGATCGAGCTGAGGGCTTTGCGATGTTTGAATTTCCAAAGACAGTTACGGAATGAGATAATTGCGTGTACGAGACGTGATACAACTTTGGAAACTGCTGTTAATATTAAGGCGTAcaaaaggactaaaagacaAGGTTTACGCGAAGCTAGGGCTACTGAAAAGTTGgagaaacaacaaaaattggaaGCTGAACGGAAGAGAAGGCAAAAACATCAAGAGTTCCTTACTAGCGTCCTTCAACACGGTAAAGACTTTAAAGAGTTCCATCGCAATAATCAGGCCAAGTTGGCGAGGTTAAACAAGGCCGTTATGAATTACCACGCGAATGCCGAACGCGAACAGAAGAAGGAACAAGAACGTATTGAGAAAGAACGTATGAGGCGACTTATGGCCGAGGACGAAGAAGGTTACAGGAAATTGATTGATCAGAAGAAAGACAAACGGTTGGCCTTCCTCTTGTCGCAAACCGATGAGTATATCGCCAACTTGACCGAAATGGTCAAACAACACAAACTGGAGCAAAAACGCAAACAACAGGAGGAGGAGAAAAGGAAAAAG aagaagaagaaacgaGCCGAAGGTCTCTTGGCTGATGGTTCCCAAGGTCCTGATCGACCGGTTACTGTGGTTGAAACCGCAACTGGGAAAAAACTATCAGGAGAGGATGCACCAATGCTGAGTCAGTTGCAAGAGTGGTTGTTGCAACATCCAGGCTGGGAGGCTATGGATTCGGACGATGAGGATTCAGAAGATGAGGAAGAAA TTAAAAGAAGAGAAGATGAGAATCGATCCGAAGAAGATAAAGCGAAAGAACTTATTAATAAAGCTAAAGTTGAGGATGATGAGTACCATAAGAATGCTAACGAAGAGCAGACTTATTACAG TATTGCTCACACTGTCCATGAAATTGTAACGGAACAAGCTTCCATTATGGTCAATGGTAAGTTGAAGGAGTACCAAACTAAAGGTTTGGAGTGGTTGGTGTCACTGTATAACAACAATTTGAACGGGATTTTGGCCGATGAGATGGGGTTGGGTAAAACCATTCAAACTATTGCTCTGATCACTTATCTAATGGAGAAGAAGAAGGTCAACGGGCCTTATCTCATCATAGTACCACTGTC AACTTTATCCAACTGGGTCCTTGAGTTCGAGAAATGGTCCCCCTCAGTGCAGGTCGTGTCCTATAAGGGCTCCCCGGCAGGCCGTCGAACAATCCAGAGCCAAATGCGTTCGACCAAATTCAACGTCCTTCTCACCACCTACGAATACGTAATCAAAGATAAGGGAGTTTTAGCAAAACTCCCATGGAAATACATGATAATCGATGAAGGTCACCGAATGAAAAACCATCATTGCAAACTGACCCAAGTCCTAAACACGCATTATTTAGCCCCTCATCGCCTTCTCCTCACCGGCACCCCTCTCCAAAATAAACTTCCCGAATTGTGGGCCCTTCTCAATTTCCTCCTCCCCTCGATTTTCAAAAGTTGCTCGACTTTCGAGCAATGGTTCAACGCACCCTTTGCCACAACCGGCGAAAAAGTCGAATTGAATGAAGAAGAAACGATTTTGATTATTCGGCGTTTGCATAAAGTCTTGCGACCGTTTTTACTCAGGCGGTTAAAAAAAGAGGTCGAGTCGCAGTTGCCTGACAAAGTTGAGTATATAATCAAGTGTGATATGTCAGGGTTGCAGAAAGTTCTCTACAA GCACATGCAAAGTAAGGGTGTCTTGTTGACTGACGGTTCCGAAAAGGGTAATAAGGGTAAAGGGGGCGCCAAGGCCCTAATGAATACGATCGTACAGTTGAGAAAGTTGTGTAATCATCCCTTTATGTTCCAAAATATCGAGGAGAAGTATTGTGACCACGTGGGCATTTCGGGAGGAGTCATTTCGGG GCCTGACTTATACCGAGCGTCCGGAAAGTTCGAACTTCTGGACCGAATCCTCCCCAAGTTGAAAGTGACCGGTCACCGAGTCCTACTTTTCTGTCAAATGACCCAGCTTATGACCATTATGGAGGACTACTTATCCTGGCGTGGTTTCGGTTATTTGCGTCTAGATGGCACCACCAAAGCTGAGGATCGTGGCGACCTTTTGAAGAAATTCAACGCCAAAAACAGTGattatttcttgtttttgttGTCGACAAGAGCCGGTGGTTTAGGTTTGAATTTGCAAAGTGCCGATACGGTCATTATTTTCGATTCGGATTGGAATCCACATCAA GATTTGCAAGCCCAGGATCGCGCCCATCGTATTGGCCAACAAAACGAAGTGCGCGTTTTGCGCCTGATGACTGTCAATTCGGTTGAAGAGCGGATTTTAGCCGCCGCTCGGTATAAGTTAAACATGGACGAGAAGGTCATCCAGGCAGGGATGTTCGATCAGAAGAGTACAGGATCGGAGCGGCAGCAGTTCCTGCAAAGTATTTTGCATCAAGACGGCGATGAGGAAGAA GAGGAAAACGAGGTCCCTGACGACGAAACCGTCAACCAGATGGTGGCGCGTTCGGAGGCCGAGTTCGAGCTGTTCCAGAAAATGGACCTGGAGCGAAGACGCGAGGAGGCGAAGCTGGGGCCCAACCGGAAGCCCCGCATGATGGAAATAAGTGAGCTTCCGGATTGGTTGGTGAAGGATGACGATGAGGTTGATCCTTGGAATTATGACGAAACGGAGTCGGCTTTGGGGCGGGGCACCAGACAGAGGAAGGAAGTTGACTACACTGACAGTCTGACGGAGAAAGAGTGGCTCAAAGCGATTGACGAAGGCGGAGATTACGATGATGAAGACGATGAAGAAGAAAAAGTCAAAAAGAAACGCGGGCGCAAGAGGAGGAAGAGAGGAGACGATTCGGATAGTGAGGTTGGTACGAGTAAAAGGAGGAGGGGGCAATCGAGCGCCGACTTGAAGTTGAAACGCCAAATGAGAAAATTAATGAACATCGTAACGAGATACACAGACAG TGACGGCCGGCTTTTGAGCGAACCGTTCATGAAATTACCACCGCGGAAAGACTATCCGGACTATtacgaaattattaaaaaaccgaTGGATATTAATAAGATTTTGGGCCGAATTGAGGACAGCAAA TATAACGATTTCAATGACCTCGAACGCGACTTTATGCTTTTGTGTCAAAACGCCCAAATCTACAACGAAGAAGCGTCCCTTATCCATGAAGACAGCATCGTTCTTCAGTCGGTTTTCACAAATGCGAAGCAACGGATTGAGTCGGGAGTTCCTGACTCGGACGATGATAAAGACGAGGATAAATCAGACAGCGAATCGGTGAAAATGAAGATCAAACTGAAGAACAAGAAGACCAGTGGTCGGCGCAAACGCGCCGCGAAGAGATACGTCTCGGATGACGACGACGATGACGATGATTGA